Proteins encoded in a region of the Pigmentiphaga litoralis genome:
- a CDS encoding fumarate hydratase, translating into MAISSSTISRVTADLYNRSLRGIPADTRAALVAAERTDSSPIAKNTLRIMVDSADAAARNNHFVCSDAGVPVYFARVGTQAQFEGDVRQAITDGFAELVATIQPPLLPHITHPLTLERGHAGKGMPITTFDLVDGSDYLDITCSPKALGSGRWAALEIFSFPNMETIERFVIDTVIKAGSQPCPPVVIGVGVGGTFDYAAKMAKEATLRPIGIRHAEPMVADMELRLANAINKTGFGPMGTGGDSTAMTVNVEYCSGHGFTPVAVSFNCWINRRTRARIYNDNTVVFVE; encoded by the coding sequence ATGGCCATCTCTTCCAGCACCATCAGCCGCGTTACCGCCGACCTGTATAACCGGTCGTTGCGGGGCATTCCCGCCGACACCCGCGCGGCGCTCGTTGCCGCCGAACGCACCGATTCCAGTCCGATCGCAAAGAACACCTTGCGCATCATGGTCGACAGCGCGGATGCCGCGGCGCGCAACAATCACTTCGTCTGTTCCGATGCGGGCGTCCCCGTCTACTTCGCACGGGTGGGCACGCAAGCGCAATTCGAAGGCGATGTCCGGCAAGCGATTACCGACGGCTTCGCGGAACTCGTTGCGACGATCCAGCCACCCCTGTTGCCGCACATCACGCATCCACTGACGCTTGAACGGGGCCACGCCGGCAAAGGCATGCCCATCACCACGTTCGACCTGGTCGACGGAAGCGACTACCTGGACATCACCTGCAGCCCGAAGGCACTCGGCTCGGGTCGTTGGGCGGCGCTGGAAATATTCAGCTTTCCCAACATGGAAACGATTGAACGCTTCGTGATCGACACCGTGATCAAAGCGGGATCGCAACCCTGCCCGCCTGTCGTCATCGGGGTTGGCGTCGGGGGCACGTTCGATTACGCAGCCAAGATGGCAAAGGAAGCCACGCTGCGTCCCATCGGGATCCGGCACGCCGAACCCATGGTTGCCGACATGGAGTTGCGCCTGGCCAACGCGATCAACAAGACGGGCTTCGGTCCCATGGGCACGGGCGGCGACAGCACGGCCATGACCGTGAACGTCGAATACTGCTCGGGCCATGGGTTCACGCCGGTGGCGGTGTCTTTCAATTGTTGGATCAACCGGCGCACTCGCGCCAGGATCTACAACGACAACACTGTCGTCTTCGTCGAATAG
- a CDS encoding Bug family tripartite tricarboxylate transporter substrate binding protein: MLKKIGKLVFGGMCVMVASSAFAASWPDRPIRFIVPFPAGGSTDAFVRALLPQLRDELGQTVVVEYKAGAGGAIGADAVAKAAPDGYTIGLGSPGALMVSPSLTKTPYDTAKDFSYVSGIARVPAVLVVTQKSDIKTVAQLVERAKAKPGAVTYAHAGQGTLVHLVGELFSATAGIKLAPVPYRGAAPAVQGLMSGDTDILVADLSSVWTLIKAGQLTALAITSKDRLPALPNVPTLAESGYAKATYESEYGAIAPAGVPPEILAKLKAAMSKTLASEAVRTSYSTYGAATLDTTSAQYRDAIVSGARQWGAFVKERGITAE; this comes from the coding sequence ATGTTGAAAAAAATAGGCAAGTTGGTTTTTGGCGGCATGTGCGTCATGGTGGCGTCCAGCGCTTTCGCGGCGTCGTGGCCTGACCGGCCCATTCGTTTTATCGTGCCGTTCCCGGCAGGCGGATCAACCGATGCCTTCGTGCGCGCCCTGCTTCCGCAGTTGCGCGATGAACTCGGACAGACCGTGGTCGTCGAATACAAGGCCGGCGCGGGCGGCGCCATTGGTGCCGACGCCGTGGCAAAGGCCGCGCCCGATGGCTATACGATCGGCCTGGGCTCGCCCGGCGCGCTGATGGTGTCGCCGTCGTTGACCAAAACGCCCTACGACACCGCCAAGGACTTCTCGTATGTGTCCGGCATTGCAAGGGTCCCGGCCGTTCTGGTCGTGACACAAAAGTCGGACATCAAGACCGTCGCCCAACTGGTCGAACGGGCCAAGGCCAAGCCCGGCGCGGTCACCTACGCGCATGCAGGCCAGGGCACGCTGGTGCACCTTGTGGGCGAACTGTTCTCGGCCACGGCAGGCATCAAGCTGGCGCCGGTGCCCTATCGCGGCGCAGCGCCTGCCGTGCAGGGCCTGATGAGCGGCGACACCGACATCCTGGTGGCGGATCTGTCGTCGGTCTGGACCCTGATCAAGGCCGGTCAGCTGACCGCGTTGGCCATTACCAGCAAGGACCGTCTGCCGGCCCTGCCCAATGTGCCGACCCTGGCTGAATCCGGCTATGCAAAAGCCACCTACGAATCGGAGTACGGCGCCATCGCACCTGCCGGCGTGCCGCCTGAGATCCTGGCAAAGTTGAAGGCCGCCATGTCGAAGACCCTGGCGTCGGAAGCCGTCCGGACCAGCTACTCCACCTATGGCGCCGCGACGCTCGACACGACGTCCGCGCAGTACCGCGACGCGATCGTCAGCGGCGCGCGGCAGTGGGGCGCCTTCGTCAAGGAACGCGGCATTACCGCCGAATAA